A stretch of DNA from Amphiprion ocellaris isolate individual 3 ecotype Okinawa chromosome 18, ASM2253959v1, whole genome shotgun sequence:
aaattttgGCTAAATCCTTAGAATTAGAGACCAAAGCCGTGCGGAGTTCCTCTGCAGTGTGTTGGATCACCTTCATCTGCAGGAAAGACACACAGCATTAACATGGTTACTAATGAAATCAAGGTGAACCTGATTTTCATATTACATACAGATATTGGTTCCTTTTTGGTACTTGccagaaagttttaaaaaactttaGACTACATCAGTGGTCTTGTTAGGTCTTGGAATCCAAAGCTAGAGCACTGTATGTTCTACGAATAGCCCTGGATCCCAAAAATATTAATCACTGGAAAATTAGCCCTGCATCTTTTCACCTGTCATTCCGATCATGCATCAGAGCCCTCAAAAATAAGATGATATAACTGATTAAaaacttgatgttttctgttCCTCAGTGTTTCATTCAAGCAGAAGATCTACCTGTCACTCGCTCATTTTGTGTGAGCAAGTGAGAGACAACACACAGGTTGCAGGACTAATTTACTAAGGCAAGACTTGAAGACTGTAAATGTAAGAAgctttttgaaaaagaaaaaggcattAAGAAAACGGGGCACAGCTGAGGctagaggaggtggaggaagctATCTCCTGCTGGATAAGTTGTCATTAGTTGAAACATGGACAGAGTTTTCTGAGGAGGgttgaatttcgctggattttggttgattttatgtgaatgttctttaagaaaatcttagaagttttactgatatatatatgtaatcactttagatatttttaggatttttttggaagatttttactatttttttgaaaatatttacaagaattttcttgaaaaatttggggaatttttatttaaataaaatttttaagggaaacttttaaggaattattggaattttcttcctaaggGTTTTGCAAaaattcagaaatttggggattttttttttccgaatttttggatttttttaagacaaggaaacaatattttttggtgcccgtaaatgaggacaacatgaGGATTAAGGCTATTTGAAACAACTTCCTGCTTACTAGCTACCTTTTAAAATTTAGATTCgattcagattcagacaactttatttgtccccagggggcaattaaaaaggcacgtagagcaggcaATCCAACAATGACGTAATAAAGAGAGGGataaatatatacaaatctagcaagtaatataagaataaacattttaaaaagagagaaataagacaaaaaacacagcttagTAACATATTAATGCAAATATGTCATACATAGTGCAAATACGAATGAAAGTGGGGCAATATGGCAATGAGGTAGATACAAGAATACAAGAATATATCACGGTAGCAGAATATATCACggtaaatgttcaaaaatgtagtCAGCATACAAGTTGCAACACTTTTGTTCGATAACAGAAGCACCTGCCCGTAAAACTTCTCTTTTACAACAAGTTATATTCCCTAAATACCTGTGAAAAAGCTAAAGAACTGAAAATACCTTTCAGCAGCAGAGACTAGTGCGCCATGATGTTGACACCGGAAGCCGTTTCCGCTGACGTCATGTAAACAGAGAGGCGGAGCCAATATTAGCAAAGAATAGCTCACAGTGCTGTGGTGCACCCGGTGACTCCCGAGTCTCAGTCAAGTTACTTCAAGTAACGGTAAAATCCAATTTATCTCCAATTTACATATCTAGCTCACTGTATCTGACTGTTGTCAAATACAGACAACAGTTCACTGCGATTAACGGCACAAGTGGACGGATACGAAAGCGGAAGAACTTTCTGTTTAGCATAGTGCAGCAGCTAAAGTAGTTAGCTTGACAAGTAGCAGTTAGAGCGTTAGCAGCCAGCAGGCTAGCTCGCTCCCTTCTCTGCTGTCATGCCTGGAGCTCCTCGAGATTTCACTGCGTAAACGAGAACACCTAGCAGTTAGCTTGCTAGCTTTCACACGTCCAGCAGCAGTTTGTACCCACACCGAGAAGGGGGGACTGTACTTGGAGCGGTGACAGGTCTGAACTAAGGCACAGCGGAGGGTTGGTGCTTTGCTACGGGGACTTGACTCTTCAGCCGGCTGGACATATCTCACTCACACCGCCTGGACTTCCCGGTGAAATGAGGGACAGCTTGAATTACTGAGCTTCTGCGAAACGGTCGTGGAGCCGTAACACTGCCAAAGCTTTAATATAAGACATCTCAGCCCAGCTGACAAGGAGTGTCAACCTTTCTCTTTGCCAAAAAGACATTCGTCAAGACTGCAGATATGCTGACTGACAACAGGTAACGGGGCAAAGCCATTTTCACAATCTTACTAATAAAGGGTGATTATTACATATAAAATGACGATGATCAGTTATGTCACTATAATGCAACATAGTGGATAAATAACATACTGCAGTAATTAAAATCCAAGACAAACGCCTATATAATGGAATCTAACAGTGCAGGATAAAGACCCCAGTGAAGATATGTTAATCAGTGTGTCCTCCTAATGGGAGTGCCACATGCCTGATCATGTAACTgcccgagtgtgtgtgtgttgctatTTTTGGTTCCTCTTCATGTTCTCCTTCTGATACTCAGCCTCTCTCCGCCCAGTCTCTCTCCCCGCCCCCGCCCTGCATCATTTATGTCACACACCCTCTCGGTTTCTTCCATTTTTGATATCTCTGATTTGCACAGGAAACGACACCATAGTTGTGACAGCGAGGAAGACCAACAGCTGAGACCACAGGCCAAGAGGTCAGGAGGGGATCCCAGCCTGCTAGTGTCCGATTTGGACTCAGAGGTGAGACTGAGTTGATGTTTGACCACCACACGGACACTGGTTtgcccagttttttttttgcaggctGTGTGGTGAAACGTCTGAAGTCTTTCTGCTCTCGTTATGTATTCCACCAGCAGCCATTTAGAGCCTGTGACGGCAAACCTACATGTTCATGCCAGGAATCTTGGGCTCATCTTTGAGTCAGCTCTGAAATTTGACAAACAGAATAACTCTGTGGTAAAAGGATGCTACTTTCAAATGAAGAGCATTGCTGAATTGAGATCCATTCTCTGCATGAATGACATAAAGACTGACTGCATTATTTTCTCAAGACATCAGACGTGTACTAGCATACCTGAACTGCCTATCTGTTCAATACAGAATTAATTATAAggctattttattattttataaagcCCTGCATGAGTTGACATCTGGGTGCATTTCAGAATTTCTCTGGCCCTACTCTAACTCCAGGCCTCTTAGACCCTCAGAACAGCTGCTTTTAACTGTTCTGTGATCAATCATGGTGGTTAAGAGGAGATTCTGAATTGCATTACCGGCTCCAGAGCTTTGGAACAGCCCTCCTGTTTCAATCATATGTTCCTGCATCCATTGACGTCTTTAAGTAAATGTTCAAGATGCACATGTTTTTACTGGCTTTTAAGTAATTCTCCTGTCTTGCTTCTTTGTAGCTATTTTTGTCGCTGCCTGACTAATAACATGTTCAACACTTAAGTTAGCTTGGGTTGTTTAAAATGTACTGTATAAATGAACTTGATTCACTCTGATATTCTGTGTCTTTGGGCTCATAATGTAAAGGCCATTGCCATTTCCAGATAGAGCAAGCAACTCTGCATCATGCATATAAATACATGTGACTCTGCAATGCATATGCAATGCACCACTGTCAGTAAAAGCTcagaatattttatttacagcttCTGCATCCATCCATGAAGCTGCTCTTCAGACCTGATCTCTGTTCTGTATTTGCAGTCTTCCAGCAGCGACAGCAGTAATgggatcagtagtccagagagaGCAATAGTGGCCACGGCCAGGCCATGCATACACAGCCAGAACAACTGCATCACCCAGCACACCCTCAGCCCAAAGCCTGAAGACTCTGCCAGCTCCTTGCAGCATGGTTTCCATGGTGACGGGAGAAGTGTCTCTTACGACTACATCAACAGAGTCCTGAGGGAGGCGCACTTCAGCAGTCTGCAGACCAGAGGGCGTCCAGGCTCGACATGACCGTGACCTCTGACCCCTCTCCTGACCTTTTAGTCCCTCACCCATCAGTGCCGGTGCTTCCGGCACGATGGCTCCTCCTGAAAGCCTCAAGCGACACACTCGGGTCAGGGGTGAGGGGATGACGTGGGGAGGTTTACAGATTTTGGGCACAACGGCTCATCCCCACCTAACATGTACCATTTGTTAAGACCATAAGCACATCCGCCTTTCCATGGCCCAGCCACTGTGGTTTTTTGTGCAgtattgatgtgtgtgtgtgtttgtgcgtgtgtgtgtgcacgcaccCTGTGCACTTTATAAAGAGGTATCACTCTCTTTACATGCGTGCGTTGATGTGTGGACATTTTCATTGGTGCTAATCACAAGAAaagtgtgatgatgatgatccaAAGTGCttgcaaaactaaataaagctaaGCACTTTACTCAATAATTCCTTCTGTTTACTCTCGACTGGAGAAGTCAGTCGCATGTTTGTATCCGTGAGGAGGAAGTTGTAGTGATCGCGTTCCAAAAGTAAGTTGCCGGAGGCCAACGGACTCACTTATTAGAACAATCCAGTTAAAGAATATTTTAGGCCTTATTTGCTTTCTCTAGCCAAAGTCATAAAGTTAGCAAACACTgctatttgcagttattttcactGTCGAAATGAATCTAAAAAGTCTAGTTGTGGTAGTTCAGTGGGTTCACAGTAATGGAGCAGTTTCTCCATGAGCCTCGCCACCAAAATCCAACCTTAGATTAGACCCGGGTTAATTATAGAGACGTGAGCAGGCGCTGGAGTCTGCAGCTCAGGCAGTCATAGGCTCAGTACAGtcctgacaaaaacaagccCTCAGAAAGGGtgtccaaaatgttttaaaaccgGATGTTTACTTCTGTAACATTTTACAcattgtgtatctgtgtgtcatAAGCCTGTCAGCCATACTTGTTTATGGATGGTTTAATACGACCAGTACACTGTGTTGCAAATAAAACGAGATGTGAAAGGGATTCATTTGTTATGTAACTTTCCGAATCATTTGACATTGAAATAAAGTGTTGCTAAACGTGATGCCTGCGACATGTCACATCTAAATACAGAACATCAAGACCTCTGTAGTAGTTGGTGCTGTTACAAAAATACAGcgggttttattgtttttcagcatgttgAACAGCATGCCTTGTGTTCACTGAAACAAAATACATCAGTGGTGTTCATTATAGTACCAGCAGGGTGGATTACCATTTGGgtgtgtagtttgtgttttgttcagtAGTCAACACTGCAGTGCAGTACGTAACCAAAGAAACAGCGAAGGCAATATCCTTTGATGACTTGAGAAACCACTTACTAAgttgcagatatttgcagtaTGCctactgcagatgttttatcacaCACAGTTCCATATATTAATTATGCACACAGAGTATGTCAATAATTAATTCCTGCATTCGTCCCCCCCATCAGTTTTTATTCATGCACTCTATAACTCTCATGGGTACACTTCAATCAATACAGGTTAGacttaataaataatttgtaaaGTAAGACTCATAACATTTACACTGACATAATAGCTTAGTACCAAAAATAATGGAAGACAACTCTCATTTTAGGTTTGACTTCATAAGAAAAGCAACTGTAGTGCAAAATTACAAATTGAGGGTCTCTCCCTCAGAGGTTCAGGACGTGCTGCAGAGGTTTAAGTTGTTACTTAAAAGAAATCCTGAGATAAAGCGACCTTCAGTGCTGCCTTACAAAGCCAAAACGCAGCATCTACACATTTGATCATGAGATCATACATGAATCTGACGTTTTACTTAACGCTATAGACATGAATATGCCACAgaagtgtgtcatttttgtgagtaaagagaataaataaacatttgaacaaTCCTACAACTGCTAGTTACTACTAGCTGGAGAAAAGGCCTCAGCTCAAGcaaacttttttctgtttcttctattTTGATGCTCCAACCAGGAACTCACGTTCTCTATCtcagtaaaaatactgtcaaaagTCAAAGTTCTGCACTGAAAATTaggtaaacatttaaaagtattATTGCAAAATGTACCTagaatgttaaaagaaaaagtgcTTGAAGCAGTAAAAAACTTATTATATAATCAAATTATCTTTACTTATGCATGAATTTTACAGTGGaactcattttgaacaattttttacattattgcaactaatgattattttcattgtttattaatgtactaattattttctccattaatcgactgattatttcatttgtaaaaattcTACAGTGACTAGTTGATCAATCAACTAATAATTTCACTTCAGCTGTACTTGTAAAACCTGTTGGGTAgcttactttaaaaaaaaacaagatcattttATAATCTCTGCACATGTTCAGTTACTGCAAGGTAATGAGATGTCGGATAAATGTAGTCATGAAAAGACTCCGGTCAAGAACAATCACCTCAAATGTGTTCTTGAGTACAGTACTTTAGTAAGTGCACTGAATTACAATACACTACAGGCTCCAACATTTTAGTAAACAGGTTTATAAATAATGCAACAGTTGCATGACATAAACTAGCCGCCTCGGACTAcagtaaaatgctgtttttttgtttgtttttttactatttttctcATAGCCACCATATTATACTTGAATTCTTTAAATAAAAGATGATAATTAATTGGTTTTTAGAAAGTTTAAAATTGAGGTTTTACACCATAATGGCTACAGTTTTGGATAAAAGCCTTTAAGCCATTTATCTCACTGCTCTTGTAGTTACTGTTCTCTGACTTTGTAAGGCAGAATAATAACCTCTAGTTCAAGACAACCATACGTGTTAAATACTGTCACGAAATGAAACCTCAGCCAACTATCAACAGAGTCCCTTAAATAACAGTTTCAGGGCTTCTCATACTGACAGTGGACTGCTCTGGTGCAGTTTAAATGAGTTCTAAATCTCCCTCTCATGACCCATTTGGCTGCTAAAAACCGGCTTCTGAGGAGGCACACAGATAAgagaaaaaccaaacagaatGTTAATCTGCTTTCTATATATAGTTACAACCTAACAGGTCGGATCTTGGTTTAAAGTTAAACAGATTTCTCAAAGGATACACACGATGACATCATTGGTTTAAAGTTGCGGCTCTAAAAGGTTGGTCAGCGGTCAAAAGTTGAGAAATGAGAAAGCTGAAACTGCCTGACTGCTAGTAGATGCGACGGAATTGCAAATCGAGGGAGCGTCCTCGGTGGTTTCTATGCAAGTCGTAGATGAGTTCACTGAACAGTCAGAGTCCTGCACAGTTTGGTTTTCCCTTAAGTTGCCTTCTGTTTTGTCCGACTCTGTTTGGGAGGTTTCCCTTTCGAGCAGCGGCCTCCCTTTGGTCACCAGCTCCATGCCTCTGAACAGGGACAGTCTGCTCCGATGGGCCACATCGCTCTGGGCCTCGCATGACGGAGGGGGGCTTTTGTCTCTGATAACCTGTGGATCTTCTGTAATCGGTTTAACCTCAGCAGTCCTGACTGGCTGCACCTGATTTTCCACTAATTCTCGCTCCTCATTACCGTCTTCCATCAGCTCCCCTGTGGAGCAGCTCTGGTCCAGACTAGAGGGGGAACATGGACGATTTGGCAGCGAGGTGACATCTGCAGGTGAGCTGTCAGGCTGATAAAGTTGCAGGTTTTCAGCCGAGTGTTTTGGTACTAAACCGTCAGAGTATGTAGATGTGTGATTAATCGTTGGTTGATGGTTACTGTTCACTGCATCCTGCCTGCTAGAAGGTGGAGGTCCGCCCATCAGAGCCTCAAATTGTCGCAAGATCTGGTAAGAGGAgataagcacaaaaaaaaaaaaaaaaatgcaccgtCACTTCAAgtattttccagttttgtcttaTCAGTCTGCACAGTGTGTAGCTTCCTGCTTCTGCCTCTTACCTTGGTGGCTTTGTTTGCCACGGGTCCTGGAGGCCCGTCACTCAGCTGGCGAAGTCTACGCTGTGTAGCTCCAAACATTTGTTCCAAAGACAGGAGGTCAGAAGTCATGAGGCATGCGACCGCACACAGAGCCCgctgcagaaatgcagaaacaccgtcagagaaaatgtacaaTTCCAAAAAGAAAATTCAGATCAATCGGTGAATCACTGTTACCATCTTAACGGTATATGAAGGATCTTGAAGCTTGCTTGAGAGTAGCTCAACCACGACCTCACAGTTAAGAATGAAGCATCTGGCAAGTGAAGGAAGACAGAAATCAGCCGCAAATCTCCAAAAATTCTAAACAAACCACTTTCTAAAAGAAGAATCAGCCCATGTTGCTGTATTCTCAGTGTGACTACAGATCCACTGACTCTTTGATGAAGACTTGGCTCTCCTCTCTGGACAGGAAAACTCTGGAGCCTTCAGTCAGTCTGTTGATGAGGGCCGTCTCCTGACCACAGTCCCCCAACTGCAGGGCTTCCACCCTGCACACCATCATATGAGAGGAGAATTACAATGAAGGCCGAGAAAGTGACAATCTTACACTTATATGGCTTAAAATCTATTAACCATAGAACCAAGAAAAGTGACATCGCTGCTGTAAAATTAGAAAAGTTTAagttgccatagttacagtgacgccgtgccgctatctcgcaatgatacagaaattttttaacaaatccatggatccagactataagccacatcactgccaaaatctaatcactttgtccttgtgttatttctgaccttccctgaaaatttcatccaaatctgttaatccgtttttgagtaatgctgctaacagacagacagacagaacgCAAATAGTCACATAACTCAGCATAATCAGAGAAATCCAAgttttgtttcttcatttttcatgatttatgacaGTATAACTCCaacatactgcacaaaagacatgttGGAATTTTCTCTACTTCCTGTCATGGTTGTGCTGGAAAcatacaggactttatattgcagtgtaAAATGAGCCCCAGTGAGTAAAAAGGCGACAGGAGGAAAATGTGAAACATATAAACGACAAACAGGACTTTCAGAGCTGAATCTAGCAGCTCTCACGTGCCATCACATTCGGCTGAAAACTGCTGAATCTACAGGCCGGCTTTGCCACTGACCGTTCTGATAGGTCCCCACTGCTCTCTCTGCTGGCCCCTGATTGGCTCCCTGTTCCAGCTGACTTGCTGCCCACAGACGCCCTGCTGTTGGCAGCGATGTCCTGAGAGGAGTTGTGAGAGGAGCTGTTGCCGCTGTCCGTCTCCTCCCAGCCGCCTCCTACCTGCCCTGGACACCGCTTGGTCACTGCTGTGGGGAACACACACATGGTAGTCTGAGACGCCATTTAAAGGAAGTTTTATGAACACAGGTTGTATTTACCTCTTTTCACTTCAAGAATGATCAACATATGTCATTTTGCCTACTTTTTTTGTGACCTTTATGACACACAGCAAATGTTTTTATGCAGAATCTGAAGAAACTCTGACCTTTTGGTCCACAAGCAGGCAGGTTGTAGGCACACGCTGGCACGGCCACCTCTATGGGTGCAGAAGGCGCCACCACGGCCCGGTAATGGTTGTCATGGAGACGGATGCCCTGGTGCTCAGTCGGGGGGAGGACAGCACTGGCCACTACCTCAGCAGCTTTCTGGATCTTATCCAGTATTGAGTCGCTGCCTACTGGAAGGTACAGAGATTGCAGAGAAACAAAATTTACACACAGAACATTTTGATTTGTGCGTACGGTGAAGTGTGCGTCGCTCACCTGTCGCCTGTTTCCCTGGACTGTATCCAAATCCCTGCATTCCTGACCTGTGGGAAGATGCCGATCCCATACCTgagcagaaagacacagaggATCTATTGTACTCAGCGAAATACGACGACTGAGAATCTGATGTACCTGACTGAAAAGACTAAAAGCTCTTCTCATATTAGTTCATTACATGGTAACTGAAGTCAGGTCTATCAGTTGGCCAGGTGATGTATAGCGGTGCTTTTCAAGGTCCACACCGAACTGGACCTGCTCTACAATACGTTACAAAGTGTACCGATTCCTgttttgaaatgcattttgaaaggcatgctatttttaaaagaaaaaaaaccatcaaagttacagcatttatcagagccataACCTGTAAAAACCgaaagaatcattggattttcacatttctgctgGTTCTTGAACTACTTACCTgtggcatgaaaaaaaaaactcaaccaaatctaagcttaaaatcttgATATTCAACAAAATCAGATTCATTTACATGccatatttaaaaattcacaatcTTTTTGCGTTAAAcagatttagtaaaaaaaaaaaataaaattctgttcACTATTTTGAAATACGCTTTCTATCGATCGAGATTTTTACAGCAagataaatgtgattttaattgtgatttattttcttaatgttGACTGCAAAGGTCACACTTTAATGTCACACCAGAGAATGAGTGTCTCGTTTTCAATTTCTGCAATTTGTGTCAATGTAAGAATATATTTGAGTCAGAAATAAATAAGGACTACAACTGTGTGAGCTGCATCTGCCTCGGATTCATGCTGGTTGAACAACAAGTGGTGTGATGTTTGTGTTATAATCAGAGTTCAGGAGGTCAGACTGACTGCAGGTAAACAGAATGTATGTATCTGGACTGTCTTGAACTAGCCTTGTTATAACTTGTTATAAAGTTAGAAGtaagttgatttttattttgttatcacCAGTTGTTCCAGACCTCTGCCCCTGATTAAGAATCAGGCGTGGAAATACATTTGATGAACAGTGTTTTCACATAGAGAATACACAGGAACAGGGGGCCAAAAAAGTTGGATTTGGTTTGGAATTATTAATATACACAAATTTATCAAGCCTTATATCTAATTTTctgttcagaaatgacacaaggaccaactgattagattttggcagtgatgcggcttatagtctggatccatggatttgttcaagatttctgcatcattgcgagatagtggcacgccgtcactgtaactatgacaacaagtgaacgctacatcagctgcctgctgatgatcacatgattgcgatcctgctacaaatccaccactgcagaccacaaattttttaaagatttcatctgtcggaaatacTGTATATAAGCACTGCACtatctgagggcttttcttgtttttgaggTGGAATCAAGTATTATTGGTGCAGCTTCAGTCCTCAGATCCTTTGCATTATGCCACATGGAAAGCGTGAGCTACTACATGTAATGTGATTCCCAGTACAGCTACTGTATGTCCAATTTCAATCATAGCAGATATCAAAATAAAGTCagtgagaacaaaaaaaaaaaaaacaatgagccTAAACAGATTTTGTGAGGAATTCTAATCATTTTAAACTATTTGACGCTGGCTTGGGTTCAATAAATTGCTAAACAATCCTACATGACAATGTTATTTATCAATGAGTAATATGTATGGTCATCATCATTAAGTTATTTCCTTTACTCACCCATTGTTGGGGGAGCAAGGCTGAGCGGAGAGATGCCACTTCTAGTGGAAATTGCATCTGTGAAAAGTAACCGGGCTACTTCCTGTAAATGAGTACAAAACAATATATTATTCTACCTAGCGCAGATGTGTAATCAACTTTATATTATTGAGAGGATGACAATTTACAGCCTATGTTTTACCTGTGCTGTATTCCTAACTTTCTGGTACAGCGCTGTGCCGTGGATGGGATCAGGAGGCCCACTGTAAACTACACAAACAACGTGAATATTCATGTAACCAAGCGGCCACAGAGTGATGAGCGGGAAATGACGCTAAAAGCACAAGTGCCTGATGTCTTACCTGATGCTTGCTGGATGAAGGTGGAGTTCCGTCTGAGTTCTGTGAGGAAATAATTTGAGCCATGACCACAGAGATGGACAAAGATCTTCAGCACCTGACACGGCAgaagcaacaacacaacattaagTTATTCACAGCCAGgagtgaaaggaaaaaaattaaagcaactCTACACGTTGTGGACACTGAGAACTGCTCTCACCTTAAGTTTGACATGACAGGACTCCACTTGTAGCCTCTCCAGCAGGTATTCTAACAAACACTGACCACAACCTGAAGACTCATGAGAGATTTCTACAGTGATGATGGTTAAGCGTAAAATACTTCAATTAGATAAAACCCCCATTTGATATAGCAGTGAAGACATTATAATGtgataaacatttttaagaCATTAATACATATATtgcttattttttcttgtttttatttttggattttgtttgcttttgtatttaaagcaaaaaaaaccaactacAAAGTGATTTTATTGTGGACGCTTGGATTAGTTTAGGGTATTTTGAGAATAAGATTCGACTTGAAGTGCGATCCTCCACTTGAAAGTTCAATaagtttttacatgaaaatttgcacacaatATATTTCTTTATTACTGCACTGCACTTTCCTAACCCTTTGGTACCAGTAAGGGAAAATTCATGGGCTTCAGTTAATCGAAAATGTTACTGCTCGGCTTTTAACTCATTCCAC
This window harbors:
- the si:dkey-21c1.1 gene encoding protein FAM104A, with protein sequence MLTDNRKRHHSCDSEEDQQLRPQAKRSGGDPSLLVSDLDSESSSSDSSNGISSPERAIVATARPCIHSQNNCITQHTLSPKPEDSASSLQHGFHGDGRSVSYDYINRVLREAHFSSLQTRGRPGST
- the tepsin gene encoding AP-4 complex accessory subunit Tepsin isoform X1 codes for the protein MATFMERLAFLQKVPTLMKATADDENPCPGYLFQEIGKISHESSGCGQCLLEYLLERLQVESCHVKLKVLKIFVHLCGHGSNYFLTELRRNSTFIQQASVYSGPPDPIHGTALYQKVRNTAQEVARLLFTDAISTRSGISPLSLAPPTMGMGSASSHRSGMQGFGYSPGKQATVGSDSILDKIQKAAEVVASAVLPPTEHQGIRLHDNHYRAVVAPSAPIEVAVPACAYNLPACGPKAVTKRCPGQVGGGWEETDSGNSSSHNSSQDIAANSRASVGSKSAGTGSQSGASRESSGDLSERVEALQLGDCGQETALINRLTEGSRVFLSREESQVFIKECFILNCEVVVELLSSKLQDPSYTVKMRALCAVACLMTSDLLSLEQMFGATQRRLRQLSDGPPGPVANKATKILRQFEALMGGPPPSSRQDAVNSNHQPTINHTSTYSDGLVPKHSAENLQLYQPDSSPADVTSLPNRPCSPSSLDQSCSTGELMEDGNEERELVENQVQPVRTAEVKPITEDPQVIRDKSPPPSCEAQSDVAHRSRLSLFRGMELVTKGRPLLERETSQTESDKTEGNLRENQTVQDSDCSVNSSTTCIETTEDAPSICNSVASTSSQAVSAFSFLNF
- the tepsin gene encoding AP-4 complex accessory subunit Tepsin isoform X3 — encoded protein: MATFMERLAFLQKVPTLMKATADDENPCPGYLFQEIGKISHESSGCGQCLLEYLLERLQVESCHVKLKVLKIFVHLCGHGSNYFLTELRRNSTFIQQASVYSGPPDPIHGTALYQKVRNTAQEVARLLFTDAISTRSGISPLSLAPPTMGMGSASSHRSGMQGFGYSPGKQATGSDSILDKIQKAAEVVASAVLPPTEHQGIRLHDNHYRAVVAPSAPIEVAVPACAYNLPACGPKAVTKRCPGQVGGGWEETDSGNSSSHNSSQDIAANSRASVGSKSAGTGSQSGASRESSGDLSERVEALQLGDCGQETALINRLTEGSRVFLSREESQVFIKECFILNCEVVVELLSSKLQDPSYTVKMRALCAVACLMTSDLLSLEQMFGATQRRLRQLSDGPPGPVANKATKILRQFEALMGGPPPSSRQDAVNSNHQPTINHTSTYSDGLVPKHSAENLQLYQPDSSPADVTSLPNRPCSPSSLDQSCSTGELMEDGNEERELVENQVQPVRTAEVKPITEDPQVIRDKSPPPSCEAQSDVAHRSRLSLFRGMELVTKGRPLLERETSQTESDKTEGNLRENQTVQDSDCSVNSSTTCIETTEDAPSICNSVASTSSQAVSAFSFLNF
- the tepsin gene encoding AP-4 complex accessory subunit Tepsin isoform X4 yields the protein MATFMERLAFLQKVPTLMKATADDENPCPGYLFQEIGKISHESSGCGQCLLEYLLERLQVESCHVKLKVLKIFVHLCGHGSNYFLTELRRNSTFIQQASVYSGPPDPIHGTALYQKVRNTAQEVARLLFTDAISTRSGISPLSLAPPTMGMGSASSHRSGMQGFGYSPGKQATGSDSILDKIQKAAEVVASAVLPPTEHQGIRLHDNHYRAVVAPSAPIEVAVPACAYNLPACGPKVTKRCPGQVGGGWEETDSGNSSSHNSSQDIAANSRASVGSKSAGTGSQSGASRESSGDLSERVEALQLGDCGQETALINRLTEGSRVFLSREESQVFIKECFILNCEVVVELLSSKLQDPSYTVKMRALCAVACLMTSDLLSLEQMFGATQRRLRQLSDGPPGPVANKATKILRQFEALMGGPPPSSRQDAVNSNHQPTINHTSTYSDGLVPKHSAENLQLYQPDSSPADVTSLPNRPCSPSSLDQSCSTGELMEDGNEERELVENQVQPVRTAEVKPITEDPQVIRDKSPPPSCEAQSDVAHRSRLSLFRGMELVTKGRPLLERETSQTESDKTEGNLRENQTVQDSDCSVNSSTTCIETTEDAPSICNSVASTSSQAVSAFSFLNF
- the tepsin gene encoding AP-4 complex accessory subunit Tepsin isoform X2; amino-acid sequence: MATFMERLAFLQKVPTLMKATADDENPCPGYLFQEIGKISHESSGCGQCLLEYLLERLQVESCHVKLKVLKIFVHLCGHGSNYFLTELRRNSTFIQQASVYSGPPDPIHGTALYQKVRNTAQEVARLLFTDAISTRSGISPLSLAPPTMGMGSASSHRSGMQGFGYSPGKQATVGSDSILDKIQKAAEVVASAVLPPTEHQGIRLHDNHYRAVVAPSAPIEVAVPACAYNLPACGPKVTKRCPGQVGGGWEETDSGNSSSHNSSQDIAANSRASVGSKSAGTGSQSGASRESSGDLSERVEALQLGDCGQETALINRLTEGSRVFLSREESQVFIKECFILNCEVVVELLSSKLQDPSYTVKMRALCAVACLMTSDLLSLEQMFGATQRRLRQLSDGPPGPVANKATKILRQFEALMGGPPPSSRQDAVNSNHQPTINHTSTYSDGLVPKHSAENLQLYQPDSSPADVTSLPNRPCSPSSLDQSCSTGELMEDGNEERELVENQVQPVRTAEVKPITEDPQVIRDKSPPPSCEAQSDVAHRSRLSLFRGMELVTKGRPLLERETSQTESDKTEGNLRENQTVQDSDCSVNSSTTCIETTEDAPSICNSVASTSSQAVSAFSFLNF